The following proteins are encoded in a genomic region of Candida albicans SC5314 chromosome 4, complete sequence:
- the PDC12 gene encoding Pdc12p (Putative pyruvate decarboxylase; fungal-specific (no human or murine homolog)) — protein sequence MREISLGRYIFERLYQLNVHTVFGVPGDFNLSLLDKIYETENEHGGGSFIWAGNCNELNAAYSADGYSRVNSGKIGALVTTFGVGELSALNGIAGSYAEHVGIVHIVGVPSNEAQKKQMLLHHTLGNGDFTVFHRMSTNICETTAFLDDLATACNEIDRCLRTAYTMQRPVYIALPSNMVDMKVPQAMLEKSIDLSLEPNNIQSQNEVIDRILGMVSKASNPIVLVDACASRHDCKKEVKQLVETTQFPVYVTPMGKGMIDEGGIGGEDLADASAFKNLASNLSSGTSVASRYGGVYIGSLSKPEVKEGIENSDLIFSCGALLSDFNTGSFSYSIGTKNVIEFHSDHAKIKSAIYSGIKMKELMQALNKKISSVLTNYVPKSVPKVKLVNAPTELSAPLTQAWFWTRVSSWFKEEDIIITESGTAAHGILEARFPNNVVGISQILWGSIGYSVGATLGASVAAKEVDPKKRVILFVGDGSLQLTMQEVSTMIKNGVHPYIFVVNNAGYTIEKLIHGLNAKYNNIQPWNHSQILSLFNAKDSQSAKISTVGEADDLFRNKYFGVNSKIRLIELMFSSLDAPKALVQQAKAAADVNRGTTD from the exons ATGAGAGAAATATCATTGGGTAGATACATTTTTGAACGATTGTACCAATTGAATGTTCACACAGTCTTTGGTGTTCCTGGAGATTTTAACTTATCACTTTTGGATAAAATTTACGAAACTGAAAATGAACATGGAGGAGGTTCGTTTATTTGGGCAGGGAATTGCAATGAGTTGAATGCAGCATACTCGGCTGATGGTTATTCAAGAGTGAACAGTGGCAAGATTGGAGCCTTGGTGACAACTTTTGGAGTAGG AGAGCTTTCTGCTTTAAATGGAATAGCAGGTTCATATGCTGAGCATGTGGGTATTGTTCACATTGTGGGTGTCCCTTCAAATGAAGCACAAAAGAAACAGATGCTATTGCACCATACTTTAGGGAATGGTGACTTTACCGTTTTCCACAGAATGTCTACAAATATATGTGAAACAACTGCCTTTTTAGATGACCTTGCAACTGCTTGCAATGAAATTGACCGCTGTTTAAGAACAGCGTATACTATGCAACGTCCTGTTTACATTGCTCTTCCTTCTAATATGGTAGACATGAAGGTGCCACAAGCGATGCTAGAGAAGTCTATTGATTTATCTTTGGAGCCCAACAATATTCAATCGCAAAATGAGGTCATTGATAGAATTTTGGGTATGGTTAGCAAAGCTAGTAACCCAATTGTTTTGGTAGACGCCTGTGCTTCCAGACATGATTGTAAAAAAGAGGTTAAGCAATTGGTTGAAACAACTCAGTTCCCAGTTTATGTTACTCCAATGGGTAAAGGTATGATTGATGAAGGTGGTATTGGTGGTGAAGATCTAGCAGATGCCTCTGCCTTTAAAAACTTGGCATCCAATTTAAGTTCTGGCACTTCAGTTGCTTCCAGATATGGTGGCGTTTACATTGGCTCTTTATCTAAACCAGAAGTCAAAGAAGGTATTGAAAATTCAGACTTGATCTTTTCCTGTGGTGCATTATTGTCCGATTTTAACACTGGTTCATTTTCGTACTCTATTGGTACCAAGAATGTTATTGAATTCCATTCTGACCATGCCAAAATCAAACTGGCAATATATTCTGGaatcaaaatgaaagaaCTCATGCAGgcattgaataaaaaaatttcatccGTACTTACTAATTATGTTCCCAAATCTGTTCCAAAAGTCAAATTGGTAAACGCACCCACTGAATTGTCTGCCCCCTTGACTCAAGCTTGGTTTTGGACACGTGTTAGCTCCTGGTTTAAAGAAGAGGATATCATTATTACTGAAAGTGGAACGGCTGCTCATGGGATCCTCGAAGCACGATTTCCAAACAACGTGGTGGGGATATCACAAATTTTGTGGGGTTCGATTGGATACTCTGTTGGTGCAACACTTGGTGCTAGTGTAGCTGCCAAGGAAGTTGATCCTAAGAAAAGAgtcattttatttgttggtgACGGTTCCTTACAGTTGACAATGCAAGAAGTATCAACCATGATAAAAAACGGGGTCCATCcttatatttttgttgtgaACAATGCCGGCTacacaattgaaaaattgattcatgGATTAAATGCAAAATATAACAATATTCAACCTTGGAATCATTCACAGATTTTGCTGTTGTTTAATGCTAAGGATAGTCAATCTGCTAAAATCAGCACTGTTGGTGAAGCTGATGATTTATTCCGCAACAAATATTTTGGTGTAAATAGCAAAATTAGGTTGATTGAGCTTATGTTTAGTTCGTTAGATGCACCAAAGGCATTAGTTCAACAGGCTAAGGCTGCTGCTGATGTCAATCGAGGTACTACTGattga
- a CDS encoding ribose phosphate diphosphokinase subunit (Ortholog(s) have ribose phosphate diphosphokinase activity, role in 5-phosphoribose 1-diphosphate biosynthetic process, cytokinesis, fungal-type cell wall organization and cytosol, ribose phosphate diphosphokinase complex localization) — protein sequence MHERTQNSIKLIAGNSHPELCESIAQRLSLSIAKIGAFQYTNQETAVAVGESVRDEDVYIIQTGCGEEQINDFLMELLMIINACRVASARRITAVIPSFPYARQDKKDKSRAPITAKLVANLIQTAGCDHVITMDLHASQIQGFFRVPVDNLYAEPSVLRYIKENYKQSDIIMVSPDAGGAKRVASLADKLDIQFALIHKERQKANEVSKMVLVGDVTDKICLLIDDMADTCGTLCKAADVLLESKARKVVCMITHGIFSGNAIERLNNSKLEKVICTNSLPVQDKLKQCDKIEMLDISSTLAEAIRRLHNGESVSYLFNNVPE from the coding sequence ATGCATGAACGCAcacaaaattcaattaaactAATCGCTGGTAACTCACATCCAGAGCTTTGTGAGTCAATAGCTCAAAGATTGAGTTTATCTATTGCCAAAATTGGAGCTTTCCAGTATACCAATCAAGAAACTGCGGTGGCAGTAGGAGAATCTGTCCGTGATGAGGATGTTTACATTATACAAACAGGATGTGGAGAAGAACAAATTAATGACTTTTTAATGGAATTACTCATGATTATAAATGCTTGTCGGGTTGCTAGTGCGAGAAGAATCACAGCCGTTATTCCAAGTTTCCCTTATGCTAGACAAGATAAGAAGGACAAAAGTAGAGCCCCAATAACTGCCAAGCTTGTTGCAAACTTAATACAGACAGCTGGATGTGACCATGTAATAACCATGGATTTACATGCATCACAAATTCAGGGATTCTTTAGAGTTCCTGTAGATAACCTTTATGCAGAACCCTCTGTGTTAAGATACATTAAAGAGAATTATAAACAATCCGATATAATAATGGTGTCTCCTGATGCTGGAGGTGCAAAAAGGGTTGCCTCTTTAGCTGATAAGTTGGACATCCAATTTGCCCTTATTCATAAAGAGAGACAGAAAGCTAATGAAGTCTCGAAGATGGTTTTAGTTGGTGATGTTACAGACAAGATTTGTCTTTTGATTGATGACATGGCCGATACTTGTGGTACCTTGTGCAAAGCAGCAGATGTGTTATTGGAAAGCAAGGCCAGAAAAGTTGTTTGTATGATCACACATGGAATATTCTCTGGTAATGCCATTGAGCGTTTGAACAATTCAAAACTAGAAAAAGTCATTTGTACAAACTCGTTGCCAGTGCAAGATAAGTTAAAGCAATGcgataaaattgaaatgttGGATATAAGCTCCACTTTGGCTGAAGCTATCAGAAGGTTGCACAATGGTGAAAGTGTTAgttatttgtttaataatgTTCCAGAATAG
- a CDS encoding autophagy protein (Adapter protein for pexophagy and the cytoplasm-to-vacuole targeting (Cvt) pathway; Spider biofilm induced) — translation MSEISYLSINNAHNGIIIKIPKPVRFHTLSEFKKYIQQSYSIDSVDNLFLLTTFGIKLNYNLINEIGEVFVYDKRLFTNIVDQSLIDQYTQSTFRVSEPTHSPLLKSNVGFLKQNLSSNLKINQGWARIITQDGELMDQYCRELIQQINVIFKCLNTIFQFATNFTNEIEKNFSNFFNYVKLINYKTLHKSWITNYKNLKTFPTFKIDNENIKLSDFLEVDRLQSSADYIEKFLPLIVNKLNELKQVIETVNEEKLTVDKFIETSRNESISNFKNVNISNVLSQLQTESQQLTDDIENLHYKNMDEIYRLHRDKLSISIYNNAKDIYKNLNDLQQFKNKLTKASLKAFNTIANLQMKMVGVKTEMKKITTEDETATEDSKVGDVNYKTISNVKKYEDYLSLTIDLPLIFGFSLIEKRRQFEWYDFYSKGIVNNVSEQLSTIIEHEKVFRGIWLKKFGTLLSLINDDPLTPSLPNIDVTLVGNRQNNFSILYDLKIERDDIINYISLIEATNMSKNFVTLLNKNFKDLIASTNNMKKVTKVISSLSTYTTNSADDKSKSSHEEGTEEEIDFDLNLIKGLKSRIKKLENLLHQQQFKNLNNWPVIRNVPSMTNDNRQSTIIQPTVVSPARTNPTQLLSRNPSTTKENTTTNIHNNHQQSEVLDSSVIDKHLDNIRLKKLNNELQTKNTELTNQINSKNETITQQQKEMEHMKLKTEKRVDELMKKLQEKDEECQSLKQENKIKCDEVENLTKKLELSDNHNKELEAKITEYTQKATSKTKEIADLNKTVSNLRSELGDAMHMKNDLLSNLSSKEAEFTKERNQFNNDLKALQLKLDEINEDYENLMELTQAKQKKHDLIINDLNNVIINLMNDIKKTLLSVFEYFLEYCLVLESMGLLLVKEDEIYKIKRVKGLKSKKSIGDGDMSIISNGTPSSKVIEEIENEINIVNNIPPISSILPDSYSSGTESDSVVDRYNDQSMKLISTFNQLFKFNNENENENRIDHILNTLAFKNNVQLQEDSINDTRFFLNAISKRFRDVEGFAKRQAKDNKLKEQEHRKLVHRLNSKISVNGFQEKDLVLFLPTRIDRPNGENIPSNDKIQPWAAFNIGAPHYFLKTEQTKNKEWIIGRVKKITEYKVTEENVQSLESNPFQLSVNVTWYLVEADEE, via the coding sequence ATGTCTGAGATATCGTACTTGAGTATAAATAACGCTCATAACggaataataatcaaaatccCCAAACCCGTACGATTTCATACATTATCAGAATTCAAAAAGTACATCCAACAATCATATCTGATAGATAGCGTTGATAATCTATTTCTTTTAACTACATTTGGAATTAAACTTAACTATAATCTAATCAATGAGATTGGCGAAGTGTTTGTATACGATAAGAGATTATTTACAAATATAGTGGATCAATCGCTAATCGATCAATACACACAATCAACTTTCCGTGTTAGTGAACCCACACACTCACCATTGCTTAAAAGTAATGTTGGCTTTTTGAAACAGAATCTATCTAGTAATTTAAAGATTAATCAAGGGTGGGCTAGAATAATCACCCAAGATGGTGAATTAATGGATCAATACTGTCGAGAgttaattcaacaaataaatgtcattttcaaatgtttaaatacaatatttcaatttgccACTAATTTTactaatgaaattgaaaagaatttCAGCAACTTTTTCAACTATGTCAAGCTAATAAACTATAAAACCTTGCACAAATCATGGATAACAAACTACAAGAACTTGAAAACTTTTCCCACTTTTAAGATTGAcaatgaaaatatcaaattaaGTGATTTCCTAGAAGTTGATAGACTACAGTCATCTGCTGATTATATTGAGAAGTTTTTGCCATTGattgttaataaattaaatgaattaaaacaaGTTATAGAAACCGTAAACGAGGAGAAATTGACCGTGGACAAGTTTATTGAAACTTCTCGCAACGAATCTATAAGCAACTTTAAAAATGTCAATATTCTGAACGTATTGAGTCAATTACAAACAGAGTCACAACAATTGACTGATGATATTGAGAACCTACACTATAAAAATATGGATGAAATATATCGTTTACACAGAGATAAGCTCTCTATTTCAATTTACAATAACGCCAAGgatatttacaaaaatttgaatgaCTTGCAACAGTTTAAGAACAAACTTACAAAAGCTAGTTTAAAGGCATTTAATACTATTGCCAATTTGCAAATGAAAATGGTAGGTGTTAAGACTgagatgaagaaaataacAACTGAAGATGAAACCGCCACCGAAGATTCAAAAGTGGGAGATGTGAattataaaacaattaGTAATGTCAAGAAGTATGAAGACTATTTGTCGTTGACTATTGATTTACCTTTGATATTTGGATTTTCGcttattgaaaaaagaagacaATTTGAATGGTATGATTTTTACTCCAAAGGGATTGTAAACAATGTTAGTGAACAgttatcaacaattataGAACACGAAAAAGTGTTTCGTGGAATATGGTTAAAGAAATTTGGTACTTTATTGTCACTAATAAATGATGATCCTTTGACTCCTTCTCTTCCAAACATTGATGTCACACTTGTTGGTAATAGGCAGAATAATTTCAGTATACTTtatgatttaaaaattgaaagagaTGACATTATCAATTACATTTCTTTGATTGAAGCTACCAATATGTCCAAAAACTTTGTCACTTTGTTAAACAAGAATTTTAAGGATTTGATAGCATCTACCAATAATATGAAAAAAGTCACCAAAGTCATATCATCTCTTAGCACGTATACCACGAATTCAGCCGATGATAAACTGAAATCATCACACGAAGAGGgaactgaagaagaaattgattttgactTAAACTTGATAAAGGGATTAAAGTCAAGAATAAAAAAGCTAGAAAATTTATTACACCAACAACAGTTCAAGAATTTAAACAACTGGCCAGTTATTAGGAATGTTCCTAGCATGACTAATGATAACCGACAAAGTACAATTATTCAACCAACAGTAGTATCACCAGCCAGAACAAACCCTACTCAATTATTGCTGAGGAATCCATCCACCACCAAGGAAAATACAACCACAAATATTCATAATAACCATCAACAATCTGAAGTATTAGATTCATCTGTCATTGACAAGCATCTTGATAATATtagattgaaaaagttgaataatgaattgCAAACGAAAAATACCGAGCTCACAAATCAGATCAATAGTAAGAATGAAACGATtacacaacaacagaaagaGATGGAACacatgaaattgaagacTGAAAAGAgagttgatgaattaatgaaaaaattacaagaaaaagatgaGGAATGTCAGCTGctaaaacaagaaaataagATAAAGTGTGATGAAGTTGAGAATCTCACCAAGAAACTTGAACTCAGTGATAATCATAATAAGGAATTAGAAGCAAAAATAACTGAATACACTCAGAAAGCCACTTcaaaaaccaaagaaatTGCTGATTTAAACAAGACAGTTTCGAATTTGCGTTCTGAGCTAGGTGATGCTATGCATATGAAAAATGATCTTTTATCGAATCTATCTTCCAAAGAAGCCGAGTTTACTAAAGAACGCAATCAATTTAACAATGATTTGAAAGCTTtgcaattgaaattggatgaaattaatgaagatTATGAAAATCTTATGGAATTGACTCAagcaaaacaaaagaaacatgatttgataataaatgatttgaataatgTGATTATCAATCTAATGAATGATATTAAGAAAACATTATTGAGtgtttttgaatattttttggAATACTGTTTGGTTTTAGAATCTATGGGGTTGTTACTAGTcaaagaagatgaaatcTACAAAATCAAACGTGTGAAAGGATTAAAAtccaagaaatcaattggtGATGGAGATATGCTGATAATCTCCAACGGCACTCCAAGCTCTAAAGTTATTGAGGAGATTGAGAATGAAATAAACattgttaataatataCCACCTATAAGTTCTATTTTGCCAGATAGTTATTCGTCTGGAACCGAGAGTGATTCAGTGGTTGATAGGTATAATGACCAATcgatgaaattaatttctACATTCAACCAATTATTCAAGTTcaacaatgaaaatgaaaatgaaaatagaaTTGATCATATTTTAAATACATTGGCATTCAAAAACAATGTTCAATTACAAGAGGATAGTATCAATGACACCAGATTCTTTTTAAATGCTATATCGAAAAGATTTAGAGATGTGGAAGGATTTGCCAAACGTCAAGCTaaagataataaattaaaggAACAAGAACACAGAAAATTAGTTCATCGATTAAATAGCAAAATAAGTGTGAATGGATTTCAGGAAAAAGATTTAGTGCTATTTTTACCAACTAGAATAGATCGACCAAATGGTGAAAACATACCTagtaatgataaaattcAACCTTGGGCTGCTTTCAATATTGGAGCACcacattattttttgaaaactgaACAAACCAAGAATAAAGAATGGATTATAGGACGTGTCAAGAAAATTACTGAATATAAGGTTACTGAAGAAAATGTCCAATCTTTGGAATCTAATCCATTCCAATTGAGTGTCAATGTAACTTGGTATTTAGTCGAAGCTGACGAAGAATAA
- a CDS encoding uncharacterized protein (Predicted metallocarboxypeptidase; role in proteolysis; rat catheter biofilm repressed), which yields MAEKLELPLHSKGASSSRKKVYSLFIGINFILILCTLFSYGSDKSKPIKTPIDVFRTFMQEPHEPNSLCPIVPKIDPSDVLHNPDTINYILSDKSFHTSVRKKLLNAVKIPTEIFDGMENPQSVKSLKELYELDPRWKPFEKFHDYLEKTYPLVHKHLQLKKINKFGLVYTWKGKDTSKKPIMLTAHQDVVPVPHETIDQWTFPPFEGGFDGKYLYGRGVSDCKNLLIALMGTIELLLEEDKFKPQRTIILAFGYDEEAAGKGAEEISDYLVNKYGPDSILQIIDEGDEGYQEIEGVKLVLPATGEKGHLNSVIDLFTPGGHSSVPPRHTSIGIMSQLITKIEDKEFSPILTNNNPVLGQLYCLAEHSKILNKSIKRDILKAQIDQNANQRVVEYLSKDAETKYLITTSQAVDIIEGGVKSNALPEHVSVVVNSRIAVEENVNTVVSKLKADILTIADKFNLGLIIDNQEIIEPTEHGYFNYSLIESLEPAPVSPINGESWNIFGGSLRYLYEDLIFPDSNDTFIVAPFLSTGNTDTKSYWDLTRNIYRYQPSIATKNSNIHSIDEKLDFEGHFHIIAFYYYYLQLVDGKDDKLFEP from the coding sequence ATGGCTGAGAAACTAGAATTGCCGTTACATTCCAAAGGAGCAAGTTCATCGCGGAAGAAAGTGTACTCATTGTTTATTggaattaattttattttaatattatgtACACTTTTCTCTTATGGTTCAGATAAAAGCAAACCTATTAAAACCCCAATTGATGTCTTTAGAACGTTTATGCAAGAGCCCCATGAACCCAATTCCCTTTGTCCAATTGTCCCCAAAATAGACCCATCTGATGTTCTTCACAATCCAGATACAATTAATTACATTCTTTCAGATAAGAGTTTCCACACTTCTGTAAGAAAGAAGTTGTTGAATGCAGTAAAAATCCCAACAGAAATATTTGATGGAATGGAAAATCCTCAATCCGTGAAATCTTTGAAGGAATTATACGAATTGGATCCTAGATGGAAACCTTTCGAAAAGTTTCATGATTATTTAGAGAAAACCTATCCGTTGGTCCATAAGCATTTGcagttgaagaaaattaacaaatttgGATTAGTATACACATGGAAAGGTAAGGATACATCAAAAAAGCCAATAATGTTGACTGCCCATCAGGATGTGGTACCTGTTCCACATGAGACTATTGACCAATGGACATTCCCGCCTTTTGAAGGAGGATTTGACGGCAAGTATCTTTATGGTAGAGGCGTGAGTGATTGcaagaatttattgattgcTTTGATGGGTACTATTGAACTTTTATTAGAAGAGGACAAGTTCAAGCCTCAAAGAACCATTATTTTAGCTTTCGGATACGATGAAGAAGCTGCTGGTAAAGGTGCAGAGGAAATATCCGACTACTTGGTAAACAAATATGGTCCCGattcaattttacaaattatCGACGAAGGTGACGAAGGATATCAAGAGATTGAAGGTGTAAAGCTTGTATTGCCTGCCACTGGTGAAAAGGGCCATTTAAATTCAGTTATTGATCTATTTACACCTGGTGGCCACCTGTCAGTGCCACCAAGACACACTTCGATTGGAATAATGTCACAATTGATCACCAAGATCGAGGATAAAGAATTTAGTCCAATATTGACAAACAATAATCCAGTTTTAGGCCAATTGTATTGTCTCGCAGAACATTcgaaaattttgaataaatcaattaaacgAGACATTTTGAAAGctcaaattgatcaaaacGCTAATCAGCGAGTTGTCGAGTATTTGAGCAAAGACGCAGAAACCAAGTACTTAATCACTACTTCTCAAGCTGTTGATATAATTGAAGGTGGCGTCAAGTCCAATGCATTGCCAGAACAcgtttctgttgttgtaaattCAAGAATTGCCGTGGAAGAAAATGTGAACACTGTTGTGtcaaaattgaaagcaGATATTTTGACAATTGCAGATAAGTTTAATTTGGGCttgataattgataatcaagaaattattgaacCAACAGAACATGGGTATTTCAACTATTCCTTGATAGAAAGTTTGGAACCTGCTCCTGTCTCTCCTATAAATGGGGAAAGTTGGAATATATTTGGTGGGTCATTGAGATACTTGTACGAAGATTTAATTTTCCCAGACTCAAATGATACTTTTATTGTTGCTCCATTTCTTTCTACCGGTAACACAGATACAAAGTCATATTGGGACTTGACAAGAAACATATATCGTTACCAACCAAGCATTGCTACAAAAAATAGCAATATacattcaattgatgaaaagtTGGACTTTGAAGGACATTTCCATATTATCGCTTTCTATTATTACTACTTGCAATTGGTAGACGGTAaagatgataaattatttgaacCTTAG
- a CDS encoding uncharacterized protein (Putative dienelactone hydrolase; protein abundance is affected by URA3 expression in the CAI-4 strain background; protein present in exponential and stationary growth phase yeast cultures; rat catheter biofilm repressed): MASSPPGACCVQTNFHEGTPLGTHKEIFGLDTYTVGESSKVIVILTDIYGHKYNNVLLVADAISKEGYKVLIPDILKGDPIVSFDELQAWLPKHTPEITAPIVNGFLKKVKEELKPTFLGSIGYCYGAKYVIQNLSSSGFLDAGAVAHPSFVSIEEVKEIKRPLIISAAETDSIFPPELRHQTEDELAKLNGVRYQVDLFSGVTHGFAVRGDINNPIVKYAKEKALLDQLTFFDSVQVLKSNL, encoded by the coding sequence ATGGCTTCCAGTCCACCAGGCGCTTGCTGTGTTCAGACTAATTTTCACGAAGGTACCCCATTGGGAACCcataaagaaatttttggCTTAGATACTTATACTGTCGGAGAATCCTCCAAAGTTATAGTTATTTTAACTGACATTTATGGTCACAAATACAACAATGTTTTATTAGTTGCTGATGCCATTTCTAAGGAAGGCTATAAAGTCTTGATTCCTGACATTTTGAAGGGTGATccaattgtttcttttgaCGAGTTACAAGCTTGGTTACCTAAACATACACCTGAAATCACCGCACCAATTGTCAATGGCTTCTTGAAAAAAGTCAAGGAAGAGTTAAAGCCAACATTCTTGGGCAGTATTGGTTATTGTTACGGTGCAAAATACGTTATCCAGAATTTATCCTCTTCCGGATTTTTGGATGCTGGAGCAGTTGCACATCCATCGTTTGTCTCTATTGAAGAagttaaagaaattaaacGTCCACTCATTATTTCTGCTGCTGAAACTGATTCAATTTTCCCACCTGAATTGAGACACCAAACTGAGGACGAATTGGCTAAATTAAATGGTGTCAGATATcaagttgatttatttagTGGTGTTACACATGGTTTTGCTGTTAGAGGTGACATCAATAACCCAATTGTCAAGTACGCTAAAGAAAAAGCTTTGCTTGATCAATTGACTTTCTTCGATAGTGTTCAAGTCTTGAAATCTAATTTGTAA
- a CDS encoding uncharacterized protein (Protein with a dienelactone hydrolase domain; Hap43-repressed gene), whose protein sequence is MASNPPSACCAQTNFHEGTPLGTHQEVFGVDTYIVGESSNILVILTDIFGHRYNNVLLVADAISKSGYKVLIPDILNGDPLKPGDDFQPWLPKHTPEITAPIVDNFLKRVKEELKPTFLGGIGYCFGAKFAVQNLSINGYLDAAAVAHPSFVSMEEVKAIKRPIIISAAETDQVFAPELRHQTEDELAKLEGVRYQVDLFSGVTHGFAVRGDIKNPIVRYAKEKVLADQLASFKSVQALGH, encoded by the coding sequence ATGGCTTCCAACCCACCAAGTGCTTGTTGTGCTCAAACTAATTTCCACGAAGGTACCCCATTGGGTACACACCAAGAGGTATTTGGAGTCGATACTTACATTGTTGGAGAATCTAGTAACATCTTAGTTATCTTAACTGATATTTTTGGTCATAGGTACAACAATGTTTTGTTGGTTGCAGACGCTATTTCCAAATCAGGATACAAAGTTTTAATTCCTGATATTTTAAATGGTGATCCACTTAAACCAGGCGATGACTTCCAACCATGGTTACCTAAACATACCCCTGAAATTACTGCTCCTAtagttgataattttttaaaaagagtcaaagaagaattgaaaccaaCTTTCTTAGGTGGAATTGgttattgttttggtgCAAAGTTTGCTGTTCAAAATTTGTCTATTAATGGGTATTTAGATGCTGCAGCTGTTGCGCATCCTTCGTTTGTTTCGATGGAAGAAGTGAAAGCGATAAAGCGTCCAATCATTATTTCTGCTGCTGAAACAGATCAAGTGTTTGCTCCAGAATTGAGACATCAAACTGAAGATGAATTGGCTAAATTGGAAGGAGTTAGATACCAAGTTGATTTATTCAGTGGTGTTACACATGGATTCGCTGTAAGGGGTGACATCAAAAATCCAATTGTCAGATATGCCAAAGAAAAGGTTTTGGCCGATCAATTGGCATCTTTCAAGAGTGTTCAAGCTTTGGGCCATTAA